Proteins from one Triticum aestivum cultivar Chinese Spring chromosome 7A, IWGSC CS RefSeq v2.1, whole genome shotgun sequence genomic window:
- the LOC123151846 gene encoding uncharacterized protein, which yields MPRLTPADASLILDHVVGDASIPTAAANVLLAGLPFPDRPTPRLLRSLLLRRLATDPVSTAALDSLQLLASLPDPDPASPVSAAHLAVAAFLACSAPDFDAAARALFARPGGRARRAVDDEEGGDPALASSEALVVADQFEAAVGNAFSQEVLKGLFGDRAKAERRVRDLLAAEWAAIGPSRLELAAEQIVGDGAVETWRAADETVRAKYRILGGKEKTREILSKIEDRISTPQVHKVIHDLKLSCADLHNVVDDPLPAAKAAADKVLAARMDKAVHINDEEFNNQAANCSIAGPSAVNDQGDTLRKGTPSSLMDWNPTAQSLLWEDSLDPDGSRSQSHRPHLPSPRRIPVSPLQVAENKARRRRARRWSSVEEETLRKGVEQFGSSNWKDILIHNPDAFIGRTTVDLKDKWRNMMR from the exons ATGCCGCGGCTGACGCCGGCGGACGCGTCACTTATCCTCGACCACGTCGTAGGGGACGCGTCcatccccaccgccgccgccaacgTGCTCCTCGCGGGCCTCCCCTTCCCGGAccgccccacgccgcgcctcctccgctcgctgctcctccgccgcctcgccaccgACCCCGTCTCCACCGCCGCGCTCGACTCCCTCCAGCTCCTCGCCTCCCTCCCCGACCCGGACCCCGCGTCCCCCGTCTCCGCcgcgcacctcgccgtcgccgccttcCTCGCCTGCTCGGCGCCCGACTTCGACGCCGCCGCGCGGGCCCTCTTCGCGCGCCCCGGCGGCCGCGCGCGCCGCGCGGTCGACGATGAGGAGGGCGGGGACCCCGCGCTCGCCTCCTCCGAGGCCCTCGTCGTCGCGGACCAGTTCGAGGCCGCCGTCGGGAACGCCTTCTCGCAGGAGGTGCTCAAGGGGCTGTTTGGCGACAGGGCCAAGGCGGAGCGGCGGGTGAGGGACCTCCTGGCGGCCGAGTGGGCCGCGATCGGCCCGTCTCGCCTGGAGCTAGCGGCCGAGCAGATagtcggcgacggcgccgtcgagaCATGGCGCGCCGCTGACGAGACCGTCCGCGCCAAATACCGCATTCTAG GTGGGAAAGAAAAAACACGTGAAATTTTGAGCAAAATTGAAGACCGAATTTCAACCCCTCAAGTTCATAAGGTCATACATGACCTGAAATTAAGCTGTGCTGACCTTCATAATGTGGTGGATGATCCATTACCAGCCGCAAAAGCAGCTGCAGATAAGGTGTTGGCTGCAAGGATGGATAAGGCAGTTCATATTAATGATGAAGAATTTAACAATCAGGCTGCGAATTGTAGCATTGCTGGTCCAAGTGCTGTTAATGACCAAGGCGATACATTGAGAAAAGGCACGCCATCAAGTCTTATGGATTGGAACCCTACAGCACAATCTCTTCTT TGGGAGGATTCGCTTGATCCTGATGGTTCAAGATCACAATCACATAGACCGCACTTGCCTAGCCCAAGGAGAATACCGGTTTCTCCGTTGCAAGTGGCAGAAAACAAAGCTAGGCGTAGAAGGGCAAGGAGGTGGAGCTCGGTAGAAGAAGAGACATTAAGGAAGGGCGTTGAACA ATTTGGTAGCAGCAATTGGAAGGATATTTTGATCCACAATCCCGATGCTTTTATTGGTAGAACAACG GTGGACTTGAAGGATAAGTGGAGAAACATGATGAGATAG
- the LOC123151457 gene encoding uncharacterized protein isoform X1, with protein MPPPHSTQPPSPLPPRPRLLQSLGSCSRRAVTSAASSPSPSPPGWPRPLRYAVLGAGFAGLSVAWHLLKQSPKDSRVSVDVYDENGVGGGASGVSGGLLHPYSPKAKLLWRGGEFWKESMDLLRSAEKANDTAGSDRDDESLIWRRGILRPPTTEKAADILLENAQSCLQSCSLQVLDSDAAQRLIPGLHVPLNLAVYMPLALNINPRKYLQALFSACQNVANEASASSSEQKEFNLYNEHIDNLHQFSGDYDAVIICLGGKASSLPELTNKLPLRTCRGVIAEFQLPSDTVEKYGSQSPSILSDAWLAFQGPCTVSVGSTWQWKSDNHDPSVSDEEARTATEELLPKASAVYPGISKWDYVRARAGIRAMPPLTANGSLPLLGCLNDVIGERSNCAFWLVGGLGARGLLYHGLAGKLTAKAVISSDENMIPSEFTCWKAIKASR; from the exons ATGCCGCCGCCTCACAGCACACAGCCGCCGTCTCCCCTTCCTCCCCGGCCGCGCCTCCTCCAGAGCCTCGGCTCGTGCTCCAGAAGAGCCGTCacgtccgccgcctcctccccctcgccctcgccgccgggaTGGCCCCGCCCTCTCCGCTAcgccgtcctcggcgccggcttCGCGGGGCTCTCCGTCGCGTGGCACCTCCTCAAG CAGAGCCCGAAGGATTCGCGCGTGTCGGTGGACGTCTACGACGAGAACGGCGTCGGGGGAGGCGCCTCGGGGGTCTCCGGAGGGCTTCTCCATCCGTACTCGCCCAAAG CCAAGCTTCTCTGGAGGGGAGGCGAATTCTGGAAAGAGAGCATGGATCTCCTGCGCAGCGCAGAGAAAGCGAATGACACCGCTGGATCAGATCGGGATGATGAGTCCCTTATCTGGAGAAG GGGAATTTTGCGGCCACCTACGACAGAGAAGGCTGCTGATATATTGCTAGAG AATGCTCAGAGTTGCCTCCAGAGTTGCAGCCTTCAAGTTCTTGATTCGGATGCTGCACAGCGACTTATCCCTGGGTTACATGTTCCGCTCAACCTTGCGGTTTATATGCCACTAGCACTGAACATCAACCCTAGGAAATATTTACAG GCATTGTTCTCTGCATGCCAAAATGTGGCTAACGAAGCATCTGCGTCGTCCAGTGAACAGAAAGAGTTCAATCTGTACAATGAACATATTGATAATCTACATCAATTTTCAG GAGATTATGATGCAGTGATCATCTGCCTTGGGGGCAAAGCTAGCTCACTTCCAGAACTTACAAATAAGTTGCCTCTTAGAACCTGCAGAGGAGTTATTGCTGAATTCCAACTGCCATCAGACACAGT AGAAAAATATGGCAGCCAAAGTCCTTCAATCTTGTCTGATGCATGGCTGGCATTCCAAGGACCCTGTACCGTTTCTGTCGGGTCAACTTGGCAATGGAAGTCTGACAATCATGATCCAAGTGTATCTGATGAAGAAGCACGTACTGCAACGGAAGAGCTGCTCCCAAAAGCTTCTGCTGTTTATCCAGGAATAAGTAAATGGGATTATGTACGAGCAAGGGCCGGGATAAGAGCCATGCCTCCATTGACAGCCAATGGATCCCTGCCACTGTTGGGTTGTCTAAATGATGTAATAGGCGAGAGAAGCAATTGCGCCTTTTGGCTAGTCGGTGGCCTTGGAGCCAGGGGCCTCCTGTATCATGGATTAGCTGGAAAACTAACTGCCAAAGCTGTGATTTCCAGTGATGAAAACATGATACCTTCTGAATTCACATGCTGGAAGGCGATCAAGGCTTCGCGGTGA
- the LOC123151457 gene encoding uncharacterized protein isoform X2 — MPPPHSTQPPSPLPPRPRLLQSLGSCSRRAVTSAASSPSPSPPGWPRPLRYAVLGAGFAGLSVAWHLLKSPKDSRVSVDVYDENGVGGGASGVSGGLLHPYSPKAKLLWRGGEFWKESMDLLRSAEKANDTAGSDRDDESLIWRRGILRPPTTEKAADILLENAQSCLQSCSLQVLDSDAAQRLIPGLHVPLNLAVYMPLALNINPRKYLQALFSACQNVANEASASSSEQKEFNLYNEHIDNLHQFSGDYDAVIICLGGKASSLPELTNKLPLRTCRGVIAEFQLPSDTVEKYGSQSPSILSDAWLAFQGPCTVSVGSTWQWKSDNHDPSVSDEEARTATEELLPKASAVYPGISKWDYVRARAGIRAMPPLTANGSLPLLGCLNDVIGERSNCAFWLVGGLGARGLLYHGLAGKLTAKAVISSDENMIPSEFTCWKAIKASR, encoded by the exons ATGCCGCCGCCTCACAGCACACAGCCGCCGTCTCCCCTTCCTCCCCGGCCGCGCCTCCTCCAGAGCCTCGGCTCGTGCTCCAGAAGAGCCGTCacgtccgccgcctcctccccctcgccctcgccgccgggaTGGCCCCGCCCTCTCCGCTAcgccgtcctcggcgccggcttCGCGGGGCTCTCCGTCGCGTGGCACCTCCTCAAG AGCCCGAAGGATTCGCGCGTGTCGGTGGACGTCTACGACGAGAACGGCGTCGGGGGAGGCGCCTCGGGGGTCTCCGGAGGGCTTCTCCATCCGTACTCGCCCAAAG CCAAGCTTCTCTGGAGGGGAGGCGAATTCTGGAAAGAGAGCATGGATCTCCTGCGCAGCGCAGAGAAAGCGAATGACACCGCTGGATCAGATCGGGATGATGAGTCCCTTATCTGGAGAAG GGGAATTTTGCGGCCACCTACGACAGAGAAGGCTGCTGATATATTGCTAGAG AATGCTCAGAGTTGCCTCCAGAGTTGCAGCCTTCAAGTTCTTGATTCGGATGCTGCACAGCGACTTATCCCTGGGTTACATGTTCCGCTCAACCTTGCGGTTTATATGCCACTAGCACTGAACATCAACCCTAGGAAATATTTACAG GCATTGTTCTCTGCATGCCAAAATGTGGCTAACGAAGCATCTGCGTCGTCCAGTGAACAGAAAGAGTTCAATCTGTACAATGAACATATTGATAATCTACATCAATTTTCAG GAGATTATGATGCAGTGATCATCTGCCTTGGGGGCAAAGCTAGCTCACTTCCAGAACTTACAAATAAGTTGCCTCTTAGAACCTGCAGAGGAGTTATTGCTGAATTCCAACTGCCATCAGACACAGT AGAAAAATATGGCAGCCAAAGTCCTTCAATCTTGTCTGATGCATGGCTGGCATTCCAAGGACCCTGTACCGTTTCTGTCGGGTCAACTTGGCAATGGAAGTCTGACAATCATGATCCAAGTGTATCTGATGAAGAAGCACGTACTGCAACGGAAGAGCTGCTCCCAAAAGCTTCTGCTGTTTATCCAGGAATAAGTAAATGGGATTATGTACGAGCAAGGGCCGGGATAAGAGCCATGCCTCCATTGACAGCCAATGGATCCCTGCCACTGTTGGGTTGTCTAAATGATGTAATAGGCGAGAGAAGCAATTGCGCCTTTTGGCTAGTCGGTGGCCTTGGAGCCAGGGGCCTCCTGTATCATGGATTAGCTGGAAAACTAACTGCCAAAGCTGTGATTTCCAGTGATGAAAACATGATACCTTCTGAATTCACATGCTGGAAGGCGATCAAGGCTTCGCGGTGA
- the LOC123152303 gene encoding ATPase 6, plasma membrane-type isoform X1, whose translation MASLSLEDVRDETVDLSTVTVDEVFKTLKCDKKGLSEAEGENRLKLFGPNKLEEKKESKLLKFLGFMWNPLSWVMEIAAIMAIALANGGGRPPDWQDFVGIVTLLFINSTISYIEEANAGDAAAALMAGLAPKTKLLRDGNWEERDAAILVPGDIISIKLGDIIPADARLLEGDALKIDQSALTGESMPVNKYAGQEVFSGSTVKQGELEAVVIATGVHTFFGKAAHLVDSTNNVGHFQQVLTAIGNFCIISIAAGMLVEIIVMYPIQHRAYRDGIDNLLVLLIGGIPIAMPTVLSVTMAIGSHRLSQQGAITKRMTAIEEMAGMDVLCSDKTGTLTLNKLTVDKTLIEVCSKGVDKDMVLLYAARASRVENQDAIDTCIVNMLADPKEARAGIKEVHFLPFNPVDKRTAITYIDGNGDWHRVSKGAPEQIIELCKMAPDAEKKVHTLIASYAERGLRSLGVSYQQVPEKNKESAGDPWQFIGLLPLFDPPRHDSAETIRRALHLGVNVKMITGDQLAIGKETGRRLGMGTNMYPSTALLGDKNTAVDGLPIDELIEKADGFAGVFPEHKYEIVKRLQDKKHIVGMTGDGVNDAPALKKADIGIAVDDATDAARSASDIVLTEPGLSVIVSAVLTSRAIFQRMKNYTIYAVSITIRIVLGFMLVALIWKFDFAPFMVLIIAILNDGTIMTISKDRVKPSPKPDSWKLDEIFATGVVLGTYMALVTVVFFYLAHDTDFFTETFGVHPIRDNDRQLMAALYLQVSIISQALIFVTRSRSWSFVERPGYLLLFAFFAAQLVATAIAVYADWDFCDMEGIGWAWGGAIWVFTLVTYVPLDVLKFIIRYSISGKGWNNVQNKTAFTNKKDYGRGEREALWAREQRTLNGLSQPAGSDLLGNKEELSDIAAEAAKRAEIARLRELHTLKGHVESVVKQKGIDIDAIPQNYTV comes from the exons ATGGCGTCCCTCTCCCTCGAGGACGTCCGCGACGAGACCGTCGACCTG TCGACGGTGACGGTGGATGAGGTGTTCAAGACGCTCAAGTGCGACAAGAAGGGGCTGAGCGAGGCGGAGGGGGAGAACCGGCTCAAGCTCTTCGGCCCCAACAagctggaggagaagaaggagagcaaGCTGCTCAAGTTCCTGGGCTTCATGTGGAACCCGCTGTCCTGGGTCATGGAGATCGCCGCCATCATGGCCATCGCGCTCGCCAACGGCGGCGGCAGGCCGCCGGACTGGCAGGACTTCGTCGGCATCGTCACCCTCCTCTTCATCAACTCCACCATCAGCTACATCGAGGAGGCCAACGCCGGGgacgccgccgccgcgctcatGGCCGGGCTCGCGCCCAAGACCAAGCTGCTCAGGGACGGCAACTGGGAGGAGCGGGACGCCGCCATCCTCGTCCCCGGCGACATCATcagcatcaagctcggcgacatcATCCCCGCCGACGCCAGGCTGCTCGAGGGCGACGCGCTCAAGATCGACCAGTCGGCGCTCACGGGCGAGTCCATGCCGGTCAACAAGTACGCCGGGCAGGAGGTGTTCTCGGGCTCCACGGTGAAGCAGGGCGAGCTGGAGGCCGTCGTCATCGCCACCGGCGTGCACACGTTCTTCGGCAAGGCGGCGCACCTCGTCGACAGCACCAACAACGTCGGACACTTCCAGCAGGTGCTCACGGCCATCGGCAACTTCTGCATCATCTCCATCGCCGCGGGCATGCTCGTGGAGATCATCGTCATGTACCCGATCCAGCACCGCGCGTACCGCGACGGCATCGACAACCTCCTCGTGCTGCTCATCGGCGGCATCCCCATCGCCATGCCCACCGTGCTCTCCGTCACCATGGCCATCGGCTCCCACCGTCTGTCGCAGCAgggcgccatcaccaagcgcatgaCGGCCATCGAGGAGATGGCCGGCATGGACGTGCTCTGCAGCGACAAGACCGGCACGCTCACGCTCAACAAGCTCACCGTAGACAAGACCCTCATCGAGGTGTGCTCCAAGGGCGTCGACAAGGACATGGTGCTCCTCTACGCCGCCAGGGCGTCCCGCGTCGAGAACCAGGACGCCATTGACACATGCATCGTCAACATGCTCGCCGACCCCAAGGAGGCCCGCGCCGGCATCAAGGAAGTCCACTTCCTCCCCTTCAACCCCGTGGACAAGCGCACGGCCATCACCTACATCGACGGCAACGGCGACTGGCACAGGGTCAGCAAGGGCGCGCCCGAGCAGATCATCGAGCTCTGCAAGATGGCACCGGACGCCGAGAAGAAGGTGCACACGCTCATCGCCTCATACGCCGAACGCGGCCTCCGGTCCCTCGGCGTGTCGTACCAGCAGGTCCCGGAGAAGAACAAGGAGAGCGCGGGCGACCCGTGGCAGTTCATCGGGCTGCTCCCGCTGTTCGACCCTCCGAGGCACGACAGCGCGGAGACCATCCGCCGCGCGCTCCACCTGGGCGTCAACGTGAAGATGATCACCGGCGACCAGCTGGCCATCGGGAAGGAGACCGGGCGGCGGCTGGGCATGGGCACCAACATGTACCCGTCCACGGCGCTCCTGGGCGACAAGAACACGGCCGTGGACGGGCTCCCCATCGACGAGCTGATCGAGAAGGCGGACGGGTTCGCGGGGGTGTTCCCGGAGCACAAGTACGAGATCGTGAAGCGGCTGCAGGACAAGAAGCACATCGTGGGGATGACGGGCGACGGCGTGAACGACGCGCCGGCGCTGAAGAAGGCGGACATCGGGATCGCGGTGGACGACGCGACGGACGCGGCGCGGTCGGCGTCGGACATCGTGCTGACGGAGCCCGGGCTGAGCGTGATCGTGAGCGCGGTGCTGACGAGCCGCGCCATCTTCCAGCGGATGAAGAACTACACCATCTACGCGGTGTCCATCACGATCCGCATCGTGCTCGGGTTCATGCTGGTGGCGCTGATCTGGAAGTTCGACTTCGCGCCCTTCATGGTGCTCATCATCGCCATCCTCAACGACGGCACCATCATGACCATCTCCAAGGACCGGGTGAAGCCGTCGCCGAAGCCGGACTCGTGGAAGCTGGACGAGATCTTCGCGACGGGGGTGGTGCTGGGCACGTACATGGCGCTGGTCACCGTGGTCTTCTTCTACCTGGCGCACGACACGGACTTCTTCACGGAGACGTTCGGGGTGCACCCGATCCGGGACAACGACCGGCAGCTGATGGCGGCGCTGTACCTGCAGGTGAGCATCATCAGCCAGGCGCTCATCTTCGTGACGCGGTCGCGGAGCTGGTCCTTCGTGGAGCGGCCGGGGTACCTGCTGCTCTTCGCCTTCTTCGCGGCGCAGCTGGTGGCGACGGCGATCGCCGTGTACGCCGACTGGGACTTCTGCGACATGGAGGGGATCGGGTGGGCGTGGGGCGGCGCCATCTGGGTCTTCACCCTCGTCACCTACGTCCCGCTGGACGTGCTCAAGTTCATCATCCGCTACTCGATCAGCGGCAAGGGGTGGAACAACGTCCAGAACAAG ACGGCGTTCACCAACAAGAAGGACTACGGCAGGGGCGAGCGGGAGGCGCTGTGGGCCAGGGAGCAGAGGACGCTCAACGGCCTCAGCCAGCCGGCCGGCTCCGACCTCCTCGGCAACAAGGAGGAGCTCTCCGACATCGCCGCGGAGGCCGCCAAGCGCGCCGAGATCGCCAGGCTCAGGGAGCTGCACACGCTCAAGGGCCACGTCGAGTCGGTCGTCAAGCAGAAGGGCATCGACATCGACGCCATTCCGCAGAACTACACCGTCTGA
- the LOC123152303 gene encoding ATPase 6, plasma membrane-type isoform X2, producing MASLSLEDVRDETVDLSTVTVDEVFKTLKCDKKGLSEAEGENRLKLFGPNKLEEKKESKLLKFLGFMWNPLSWVMEIAAIMAIALANGGGRPPDWQDFVGIVTLLFINSTISYIEEANAGDAAAALMAGLAPKTKLLRDGNWEERDAAILVPGDIISIKLGDIIPADARLLEGDALKIDQSALTGESMPVNKYAGQEVFSGSTVKQGELEAVVIATGVHTFFGKAAHLVDSTNNVGHFQQVLTAIGNFCIISIAAGMLVEIIVMYPIQHRAYRDGIDNLLVLLIGGIPIAMPTVLSVTMAIGSHRLSQQGAITKRMTAIEEMAGMDVLCSDKTGTLTLNKLTVDKTLIEVCSKGVDKDMVLLYAARASRVENQDAIDTCIVNMLADPKEARAGIKEVHFLPFNPVDKRTAITYIDGNGDWHRVSKGAPEQIIELCKMAPDAEKKVHTLIASYAERGLRSLGVSYQQVPEKNKESAGDPWQFIGLLPLFDPPRHDSAETIRRALHLGVNVKMITGDQLAIGKETGRRLGMGTNMYPSTALLGDKNTAVDGLPIDELIEKADGFAGVFPEHKYEIVKRLQDKKHIVGMTGDGVNDAPALKKADIGIAVDDATDAARSASDIVLTEPGLSVIVSAVLTSRAIFQRMKNYTIYAVSITIRIVLGFMLVALIWKFDFAPFMVLIIAILNDGTIMTISKDRVKPSPKPDSWKLDEIFATGVVLGTYMALVTVVFFYLAHDTDFFTETFGVHPIRDNDRQLMAALYLQVSIISQALIFVTRSRSWSFVERPGYLLLFAFFAAQLVATAIAVYADWDFCDMEGIGWAWGGAIWVFTLVTYVPLDVLKFIIRYSISGKGWNNVQNK from the exons ATGGCGTCCCTCTCCCTCGAGGACGTCCGCGACGAGACCGTCGACCTG TCGACGGTGACGGTGGATGAGGTGTTCAAGACGCTCAAGTGCGACAAGAAGGGGCTGAGCGAGGCGGAGGGGGAGAACCGGCTCAAGCTCTTCGGCCCCAACAagctggaggagaagaaggagagcaaGCTGCTCAAGTTCCTGGGCTTCATGTGGAACCCGCTGTCCTGGGTCATGGAGATCGCCGCCATCATGGCCATCGCGCTCGCCAACGGCGGCGGCAGGCCGCCGGACTGGCAGGACTTCGTCGGCATCGTCACCCTCCTCTTCATCAACTCCACCATCAGCTACATCGAGGAGGCCAACGCCGGGgacgccgccgccgcgctcatGGCCGGGCTCGCGCCCAAGACCAAGCTGCTCAGGGACGGCAACTGGGAGGAGCGGGACGCCGCCATCCTCGTCCCCGGCGACATCATcagcatcaagctcggcgacatcATCCCCGCCGACGCCAGGCTGCTCGAGGGCGACGCGCTCAAGATCGACCAGTCGGCGCTCACGGGCGAGTCCATGCCGGTCAACAAGTACGCCGGGCAGGAGGTGTTCTCGGGCTCCACGGTGAAGCAGGGCGAGCTGGAGGCCGTCGTCATCGCCACCGGCGTGCACACGTTCTTCGGCAAGGCGGCGCACCTCGTCGACAGCACCAACAACGTCGGACACTTCCAGCAGGTGCTCACGGCCATCGGCAACTTCTGCATCATCTCCATCGCCGCGGGCATGCTCGTGGAGATCATCGTCATGTACCCGATCCAGCACCGCGCGTACCGCGACGGCATCGACAACCTCCTCGTGCTGCTCATCGGCGGCATCCCCATCGCCATGCCCACCGTGCTCTCCGTCACCATGGCCATCGGCTCCCACCGTCTGTCGCAGCAgggcgccatcaccaagcgcatgaCGGCCATCGAGGAGATGGCCGGCATGGACGTGCTCTGCAGCGACAAGACCGGCACGCTCACGCTCAACAAGCTCACCGTAGACAAGACCCTCATCGAGGTGTGCTCCAAGGGCGTCGACAAGGACATGGTGCTCCTCTACGCCGCCAGGGCGTCCCGCGTCGAGAACCAGGACGCCATTGACACATGCATCGTCAACATGCTCGCCGACCCCAAGGAGGCCCGCGCCGGCATCAAGGAAGTCCACTTCCTCCCCTTCAACCCCGTGGACAAGCGCACGGCCATCACCTACATCGACGGCAACGGCGACTGGCACAGGGTCAGCAAGGGCGCGCCCGAGCAGATCATCGAGCTCTGCAAGATGGCACCGGACGCCGAGAAGAAGGTGCACACGCTCATCGCCTCATACGCCGAACGCGGCCTCCGGTCCCTCGGCGTGTCGTACCAGCAGGTCCCGGAGAAGAACAAGGAGAGCGCGGGCGACCCGTGGCAGTTCATCGGGCTGCTCCCGCTGTTCGACCCTCCGAGGCACGACAGCGCGGAGACCATCCGCCGCGCGCTCCACCTGGGCGTCAACGTGAAGATGATCACCGGCGACCAGCTGGCCATCGGGAAGGAGACCGGGCGGCGGCTGGGCATGGGCACCAACATGTACCCGTCCACGGCGCTCCTGGGCGACAAGAACACGGCCGTGGACGGGCTCCCCATCGACGAGCTGATCGAGAAGGCGGACGGGTTCGCGGGGGTGTTCCCGGAGCACAAGTACGAGATCGTGAAGCGGCTGCAGGACAAGAAGCACATCGTGGGGATGACGGGCGACGGCGTGAACGACGCGCCGGCGCTGAAGAAGGCGGACATCGGGATCGCGGTGGACGACGCGACGGACGCGGCGCGGTCGGCGTCGGACATCGTGCTGACGGAGCCCGGGCTGAGCGTGATCGTGAGCGCGGTGCTGACGAGCCGCGCCATCTTCCAGCGGATGAAGAACTACACCATCTACGCGGTGTCCATCACGATCCGCATCGTGCTCGGGTTCATGCTGGTGGCGCTGATCTGGAAGTTCGACTTCGCGCCCTTCATGGTGCTCATCATCGCCATCCTCAACGACGGCACCATCATGACCATCTCCAAGGACCGGGTGAAGCCGTCGCCGAAGCCGGACTCGTGGAAGCTGGACGAGATCTTCGCGACGGGGGTGGTGCTGGGCACGTACATGGCGCTGGTCACCGTGGTCTTCTTCTACCTGGCGCACGACACGGACTTCTTCACGGAGACGTTCGGGGTGCACCCGATCCGGGACAACGACCGGCAGCTGATGGCGGCGCTGTACCTGCAGGTGAGCATCATCAGCCAGGCGCTCATCTTCGTGACGCGGTCGCGGAGCTGGTCCTTCGTGGAGCGGCCGGGGTACCTGCTGCTCTTCGCCTTCTTCGCGGCGCAGCTGGTGGCGACGGCGATCGCCGTGTACGCCGACTGGGACTTCTGCGACATGGAGGGGATCGGGTGGGCGTGGGGCGGCGCCATCTGGGTCTTCACCCTCGTCACCTACGTCCCGCTGGACGTGCTCAAGTTCATCATCCGCTACTCGATCAGCGGCAAGGGGTGGAACAACGTCCAGAACAAG TGA